The Euleptes europaea isolate rEulEur1 chromosome 2, rEulEur1.hap1, whole genome shotgun sequence genome has a segment encoding these proteins:
- the ZNF335 gene encoding LOW QUALITY PROTEIN: zinc finger protein 335 (The sequence of the model RefSeq protein was modified relative to this genomic sequence to represent the inferred CDS: inserted 1 base in 1 codon) translates to MEAENEVESSSDAAPRTEQQEEPSESGLGVETSEAVSADSSDSALGPATLSEADESGVGQSSDSGGVSLAEVSESNSGRDSVPRAYLPDSSSIAQSTLISSISAAAGQSLLISQSAQGLVHSSVLVEGAAVVSDSTASTSSDLGSAIDKIIESTIGPDIIQRCIAVTSEEDGGAQTTQYLILQGPDDGAPVMSHLASSTLAPGLVVESLVDGPTSTCVEPPAPLEQPACLAQSGEPDLESLEELMEVVVVQQYKCKMCHYKSGAKQTLIHHMRERHFQLAAAAGLKKGRPRKGVSVQKAPERAKPEEEEEDDDDIMDAGAVDDPEDDSDYNPAEDEPRGRGPGPKLSRPLPSSSEERLRRRPGRPRKFPRLETVPLPEGEEMDPVVSSQCAPRGDLQSAEAASSSAPAPIAGERVAEPAVSQSDLENRDPASHQEPEQISRRRGRPSHRFLGKKFCKYLGRRYCYKSAKPLMRPFLCRICGSRFLTHEDLHFHVNSHEAGDPQLFRCLQCSYRSRRWSSLKEHMFNHVGSKPYKCEECDYTSVYKKDVIRHSAVHNRDKKKRADPPPKRSSFPCPVCSRVYPMQKRLTQHMKTHSAEKPHMCDKCGKSFKKRYTFKMHLLTHIQAVANRRFKCEFCDHVCEDKKLLLNHQLLHINDKPFRCSLCSYATVREDFLLSHMAVKHTGGKPFACEFCHFTTKHKKNLRLHVQCRHAESFEEWVQRHPEEPPCRRRPFFTHQQIEELKQQHSQGQPASETAVPSPSVSXRGLPSCPSPTPTPCLEQLSALPLQQVTSQPAEAPPAPEPPILAPEPLEGATVIYEAGVEGSAELATQTALDLLLNMSSQRELPGSTLEVAMVEADGFSKASESQVPPEGEDGHTKVLTLHVAEPSEALGQEAYEGTVLDSAELQQVTIPFSGTAEYSIITPSGDASTTLYGEEESPSEAVQAVIRDTLKDILAPGGLSGPPQPPVELSEEEPQQEAPSGAHWPRVQRFTWQAPKPVALAPEIQEAPPQQGMSKKLSAKKPPGKDSSSAKKFSCKICAATFAGRAEMESHKRAHVGPSAFKCPDCPFTAPAWPDVRRHMEQHASLRPHKCQHCSFASKNKKDLRRHTLTHTNEKPFSCHICGQRFNRNGHLKFHMQRLHSSEGKPPAEPAPSTAPQTIILNSDEETLATLQTALQSSQALLSPERLQQALGHEHIIMTQEQSGPDQEEAAYIQEIMTTTADGQMVQHLVAAENQVQYIITQEGVQHLLPHEYVVLPEGHHIQVQDRQITHIQYEQGGPFVQEPQIQYVPVSPGQQLLTQAQLEAAAHSAVTAVADAAMAQATLGTNGATEQLHQLQPGVDYDIITLA, encoded by the exons ATGGAAGCTGAGAACGAAGTGGAGAGCAGCAGCGATGCAGCCCCTCGGACGGAGCAGCAAGAGGAGCCCTCCGAGAGCGGCCTTGGCGTGGAGACCTCGGAGGCGGTGTCTGCAGACAGCAGCGATTCTGCCCTGGGGCCGGCCACTCTCTCGGAAGCAGACGAGTCAGGGGTCGGGCAGAGTTCTGACAGTGGGGGTGTCTCCCTG GCCGAGGTGTCTGAGAGCAACTCTGGGAGAGACTCTGTGCCCAGGGCCTACCTACCGGACTCCTCCTCCATCGCGCAGTCTACGCTGATCTCCAGCATCTCCGCTGCCGCCGGCCAGTCCCTCCTCATCTCACAGTCTGCTCAGGGCCTCGTGCACTCCAGCGTGCTGGTGGAAGGGGCAGCGGTGGTGTCAGATTCCACAGCCTCCACCTCCTCTGACCTGGGCTCTGCCATCGACAagatcatagagtccaccattgGGCCGGACATCATTCAGA GGTGCATTGCTGTGACAAGTGAAGAGGATGGTGGGGCACAAACAACCCAGTACCTCATCTTGCAGGGGCCAGACGACG GTGCCCCTGTGATGTCCCACCTGGCCAGCTCGACCTTGGCCCCTGGcttggtggtggagtccctggtGGACGGCCCCACCTCCACGTGCGTGGAACCCCCGGCCCCGCTGGAGCAGCCGGCCTGCCTGGCCCAGTCCGGGGAGCCTGACCTGGAGAGCCTGGAGGAGCTAATGGAAGTGGTGGTGGTGCAGCAGTACAAGTGCAAGATGTGCCACTACAAGAGCGGCGCCAAGCAGACCCTCATCCACCACATGCGGGAGCGGCACTTCCAGCTGG CCGCAGCTGCTGGCTTGAAAAAGGGGCGCCCGCGTAAGGGGGTTTCTGTGCAAAAGGCCCCCGAGAGGGCAAagccagaagaggaggaggaggacgacgatGACATTATGGATGCAGGTGCTGTGGATGACCCAGAAG ATGACAGTGACTACAACCCAGCTGAGGACGAGCCCCGGGGGCGCGGGCCCGGGCCGAAGCTCAGccgccctcttccctcctccagcgAAGAACGGCTGCGCCGGCGTCCAGGAAGGCCCCGCAAATTCCCTCGCCTGGAGACTGTGCCTCTGCCCGAAG GTGAGGAAATGGATCCAGTGGTCTCCTCTCAGTGCGCTCCTCGGGGAGACCTGCAGAGCGCTGAGGCAGCCAGCTCCTCGGCCCCGGCGCCCATTGCTGGAGAGCGGGTCGCAGAGCCCGCCGTCAGCCAGTCTGACTTGGAGAACAGAGACCCCGCCTCTCACCAGGAGCCGGAACAGATTTCCCGCCGGCGAGGGCGACCCTCCCACCGTTTCCTGGGCAAGAAATTCTGCAAGTACCTGGGGCGCAG GTACTGCTACAAGTCTGCCAAGCCCCTGATGCGCCCCTTCTTGTGCCGGATCTGCGGCTCCCGCTTCCTCACTCATGAGGACCTGCACTTCCACGTCAACTCGCATGAGGCCGGCGATCCCCAGCTCTTCCGCTGCCTGCAGTGCAGCTACCGTTCCCGGCGCTGGTCGTCTCTGAAG GAACACATGTTCAATCACGTGGGCAGCAAGCCATACAAATGTGAGGAGTGCGACTATACCAGCGTGTACAAGAAGGACGTCATCCGCCACTCTGCTGTACACAACCGGGACAA gAAGAAGCGAGCCGACCCC CCGCCCAAGCGAAGCTCCTTCCCTTGTCCTGTCTGCAGCCGGGTCTACCCCATGCAGAAGCGGCTCACCCAGCACATGAAGACACACAGTGCCGAGAAGCCCCACATGTGTGACAAG TGCGGAAAGTCCTTCAAGAAGCGCTACACCTTCAAGATGCACCTGCTGACCCACATCCAGGCTGTTGCAAACCGCCG GTTCAAGTGTGAGTTCTGCGATCACGTCTGCGAGGACAAGAAGCTCCTCCTCAACCACCAGCTGCTGCACATCAACGACAAGCCCTTCCGCTGCAGCCTCTGCTCCTACGCCACAGTACGCGAGGACTTCCTGCTCTCCCACATGGCCGTCAAGCACACGG gagGCAAGCCCTTCGCCTGCGAGTTCTGCCACTTCACCACCAAGCACAAGAAGAACCTGCGCCTGCACGTCCAGTGCCGCCACGCGGAGAGCTTCGAGGAGTGGGTGCAGCGGCATCCGGAGGAgcccccctgccgccgccgccccttcTTCACTCACCAGCAGATCGAGGAGCTGAAGCAGCAGCACAGTCAGGGCCAGCCGGCCTCGGAGACTGCCGTGCCCAGCCCCTCGGTAA CCCGGGGTCTTCCCTcgtgcccctccccaacacccacCCCCTGCCTGGAGCAGCTCTCAGCCCTTCCTCTCCAGCAGGTCACCTCCCAGCCAGCGGAAGCGCCGCCTGCTCCAGAGCCCCCCATCCTCGCACCAGAGCCGCTGGAGGGGGCCACCGTCATCTATGAGGCAG GCGTAGAAGGCTCAGCTGAGCTGGCCACACAGACGGCCCTGGATCTCCTgctgaatatgagcagccagCGAGAACTTCCCGGCAGCACCCTGGAG GTAGCCATGGTGGAGGCAGATGGTTTTTCCAAGGCCTCCGAAAGCCAGGTGCCACCCGAAGGGGAGGACGGCCACACCAAGGTGCTGACTCTGCATGTGGCGGAGCCGAGCGAGGCCCTGGGGCAGGAGGCGTACGAGGGGACAGTCCTGGACAGCGCTGAGCTCCAGCAGGTCACCATCCCCTTCAGCGGCACGGCGGAGTACAGCATCATCACCCCAAGTGGGGACGCCAGCACCACGCTGTACGG TGAGGAGGAGAGTCCCAGTGAGGCTGTCCAAGCTGTGATCAGAGACACCCTGAAGGACATCCTGGCCCCAGGTGGCCTCTCAGGGCCCCCGCAGCCTCCAGTCGAG CTGAGTGAGGAGGAGCCACAGCAGGAAGCCCCCTCCGGCGCCCACTGGCCCCGGGTGCAGCGCTTCACCTGGCAGGCCCCCAAGCCTGTGGCATTGGCCCCCGAGATCCAGGAGGCGCCCCCCCAGCAGGGCATGTCCAAGAAGCTCTCTGCCAAGAAGCCGCCGGGCAAAGACTCCTCTTCGGCCAAGAAGTTCTCCTGCAAGATCTGCGCGGCGACTTTTGCGGGCCGGGCGGAGATGGAGAGTCACAAGCGGGCGCATGTCGGGCCCAGCGCCTTCAAGTGCCCGGACTGCCCCTTCACAGCCCCCGCCTGGCCGGACGTCCGG agacaCATGGAGCAGCACGCCAGCCTCAGGCCCCACAAGTGCCAGCACTGCAGCTTCGCCTCCAAGAACAAGAAGGACTTGCGCCGGCACACGCTGACCCACACCAATGAGAAGCCCTTTTCTTGCCACATCTGTGGGCAGAG GTTCAACCGCAACGGGCACCTCAAGTTCCACATGCAGCGGCTGCACAGCTCGGAAGGGAAGCCACCTGCGGAGCCTGCGCCTAGCACCGCCCCCCAGACCATCATCCTGAACAGCGACGAGGAGACGCTGGCCACCCTGCAGA cGGCTCTACAGTCCAGCCAGGCCCTGCTGTCTCCGGAGAGGCTCCAGCAGGCTCTTGGGCACGAGCACATCATCATGACGCAAGAGCAGAGCGGCCCCGACCAG GAGGAGGCTGCCTACATCCAGGAGATCATGACGACGACAGCCGATGGGCAGATGGTGCAGCacctggtggcagcagagaaCCAG gtccagTACATCATCACCCAAGAGGGTGTTCAGCACCTGCTGCCCCACGAGTATGTCGTTCTGCCAGAGGGGCATCATATCCAGGTGCAGGACAGGCAGATCACGCACATCCAGTACGAGCAAGGTGGCCCGTTTGTGCAGGAGCCCCAG atccagTATGTCCCTGTGTCACCTGGGCAGCAGCTCCTCACCCAGGCTCAGCTGGAGGCAGCAGCACACTCCGCAGTGACAG CCGTGGCAGATGCCGCCATGGCCCAGGCCACCTTAGGCACGAATGGTGCCACGGAACAGCTCCACCAGCTTCAGCCCGGCGTCGATTACGACATCATCACCCTGGCATAG